Genomic DNA from Schistosoma haematobium chromosome 1, whole genome shotgun sequence:
TTCACTTCAACTACATAttgtttgtgtgagggctagtgATATTACCTGATGTCTGAAACGACGTCAGTAAAGTGGACTTTGAATATGCGGCATATTTGTCGAGAGTCAAGTGTTTTATCCATAACGCTTTCAAATTGAAGAGCCCTACTTACAATATCATACCCAACACAAAAACCTAAGAGGTTAATATATACTGTCTTAAGTACTGGCACTCACGAGTTATGAGAGGAATGGCGATTCGAAAATTTTGGTCACTATCGTCATGATGATAACGAACAAACCTTATTTGATGAATAATATAAGTTGAATCATAGGTAAAAACTTGGGGATGAATTTAAGTTTACTAGGTATAATGATCCTCTCAAGCTATGTCGGTTGGAAATATTGCTCAAAAACATGCTTACAACAAGTCAATAAAAGGAAATAGTGGATTTCAAAATCAATTGTAGGGTTATGTTATTGACTTTACTAGAGTTTAACATTAAGATATTTCTCCAAGATGGCTATGATTAAGACCTTCGCAACCTTCCGACAACCACTAATTTCGATATCTCAAGCAATTATTCACGTGGACTCAAGTGATTAATTGCTCAACTTTACTCAACAACTTAAATAGCCACCTAATTTTTAACGAAAAGGTTGCAAAACTGTTGCGAGAAAGGGGATTGTAGCCTGGACAACTAACTCCAAGGTCGTTAGTTTCGGGTCATACGTAAAAATTAATGTGCCGAAAACTTCGACCGTAATTGCTACCTTGGCGTGGTGGTCAGTCTGCCTATCGAGATGACTCCATTGAGCTATATTAGCTAGAATACTCGTTCTTTAGATCGTACTATGCTCGACCAGTAGACTGGAGAAAGACAAAGCTAAACGCTGCAAAAATAAAGTTCAATGAGGATCCAAACTGCGAACTGTTCTGCGGTGtaacggcagtaaggtgtttgattaaaaaaaactagCAACGGAAGAATAGAAAAAGTCGACCCTAAAGATAGCGCATCTCACCTTGTCCCATTTCACTAATAAAGTGAACGTTTATGAGCAGAGTTGgacggtggctagcagtgaaatcaaggttgtgcgtttcgttctattaggGACCAgtaagctggatgtacctgcattccagagttgacgTTCAATCCGGAACTTGAACCCAGTGTCGTTTGCCTCAaatgtcatcgcgttatccatctGGTtattgagtccagatagccactggtCGGGACCTAGATACATCCAGCCGACCGGCCCTAAATAGGATGAGATACGTGTCCTGGGTCCTACTGCTACCGACCATCTAACTCTGCGTATAATGCCTGTAACTTAGTGGCAATACAGAAGCAATCCTAAACATCCACAGGataaattaaacaattaatACAAATAAAGTACGCGTCTATTTAATAGACTATGAGACCCATTTATCAGTGCGAGGCCTAACTAGTCATCATCAACGTAGGGCCTGGAAAAGATTTGCGTTGACTAGTTACGAGATGAAATCGAGAAGATATATaacaagaaaacagaaaataatgtAGCAGAAACGAAAATGCAAAAGACTCAGCATTGAAGATAGGATTCAAAAGACAGAGAAGATAAGTCTATATGAATACTGGGATTTGAAATCTAGAGGAAGATGATGAATGGATGCGTCTACACCATTGTGAACGGTTTTGAGCTAAGCCACCTGAAATATTCAGCCACAGATCTCTGTtatcgcgcggaccccaaccaagtagcctGAACCTACTAAAAAGGCTCAGAACAACATTCAATGACGTCATGAACTGACGCCACGTCTTAGTTTGGTCGTTCCTAGCTTTCACTCAACATACTATACCAGAAAACATAGTCAGATACTTGGCTCCCGAGCAGAAGATGGAAAAGATCCGAACATGTAAACCAATGATTAAAAGCCGAAACAGTTGGTCAGTCATGCCCAACGTAGAACCAGACATATGTATACACTCGTTTATGCTATCAAAATTGATTCACAAAGTGAGATGCGGCTGTGCATTAAACgcgaatttattatttattcatttggacataaacattggtacaaagaggcaccaaatacatatgcgccacacgatAACAATGAGGCCAGAATAGTTATCATTGATATGTGTGAGCGACGTGATACTtcccaggtgcccaaactgaagcaggtggctttCATAGTGGGTTACACCCCAAAGCTTGTGACGGAGGTGGGATTAAACGCGAAGCTACTTCTCTGTTGGCTACACCTTTACAgttgaataaacaataatgtaGGTGAGAGAAAACTTGATTGCAAAAGCAAGATCATTAATGTTCAGTATAACAACTTTAACAAAACTTAGTTCAAGGTTTAGATTAACGAAACTCCTTCAACACAGAGCACTATAGGTCTCGGGTCTATACTGGTGAAACTTATAGATACGTTTGACTACCTAACTACTGGGCATAACACGGAAGTAATCCATGTTAGACACACATAgcaatcattttaaataaaatgtatttataaacataaAGTTAGATACGAAAATGAAAGCAATTATATTAATGCCACAGATTCTTAAGGGTACTAAGCACTAAATTTTGCCGTCTGACAGACCGATATTTGGGCAGttagaaaaaatatttaatggtTATATATAATGTGAGTTATGGACTTGTCTGCTGAGACTTTCCAAAACTAGTTCTGTCATACATATCAACAAGTCTACACAAGTGGTTTAGTTAGATAAACCAAAACTTGAATTCATAACAAAATTCATGAGTAAAATATAACCATACgataaaatatcagataaacattagctaaataattttttaaagtaGGGTTCTGAAGCTAATTCCTTACTACTGAGAAACTGTTCAAGCTAAATTTAATGTGCGGAGAGATTTTAACTGACAGCTCAAAAacaacttacagagctattagATCGCGTACAAACAGCCTCTGAAACACCAGATTGGTGATAATCGCTTTTTATTCCAGAATCATCAGGTACCAATGTGAAAATATCAGGATGACTGGAAGGAGAACCAATGCTACCGGATAAGGTATGACAATGGCCATTAGGAGTAAAGTTGCCCTTCGATAACTtcagtacatattctttctcGTCAAACTCTCCATTTACAACAGCTTCGATCGTTTCATCGACTGGATCTCGTGAATGAATGTCATCAGTCAAGTTATTACATCCAAGCACGTAAGGATTTTGTTCGGTGGAGGCACTTACAGCGAGTTGCTGAGAGTGCGAAGATGTAATGGGTGGTTCTGAAATGTTAGCGGATTGAGGATTCGGACTGTTTACGTTCTTAACAATACGGGAGAATGAGTCTTGAACAACGATTGAGTTATTTGCAACGCACATAGGAATTGTCACATTTTTATCATCAATGTTAACCACAACTGGTGGTTTAAGTACATCAGCAGTTGGAATAGGAGCTACATTTGGTAGATTTATAGGTGTTGGGGATAAAACTCCAGAACAGGTGACAGTAGCAGAAGTATTAATGTGATTCGTAGTTGTAGATGTTGCCATAGAAGGCGTTGAAACAGAAGTATTTCTTTTAGGACGTCTCATTTTCTCTCTTTGCTGTAATATTTCTTCATCTTTTTCTTGCTTTACACGTTCAATTACACGCTGGACATACGAAGTGTAATCAGATGGATCAAAGGTTGTATTACAGGACTGAGAAACTGATGATAAACAAGTATGAGATGTAGGAGCAGTATTATCTAATGAAGCAGCAACAGCAATAGGGTTAGTAATTCCAGTAGTTGGTGGATGAGAAGTCACGTTTTGTAACTGTTGACCATTTAAAGCAGTTGTGGATGAACAAGTTATTGATAATGAGGAACTTTCCAACTTAATAACAGATGAAGTGGTGGTCACATTGGTAGAAGATTCTGGCATGAGAGAAGACACAGTTACAATTGAACTTCCCGGAGACGATACGGTGGTTGTTGGTAGTATGACAGCAATGTGATGTTGAGGTTTAGAATTGAGACTAGATTGTACAGATGAACAAGGTTGTGATATGGAAGCTTCTTCATCAGCACATAGTGCACTGTTAGATGGACTTAAATTAGTAGAGGACACCGAAGAGATGGTTACCAACATGGATTGATTCATAGTCTGTACTTCATAAGGTTGTGAGGTAACATGTAGCGCAGAGACGGGTGTAAATACAGTTGGTTGAACAGACACGCTGTTTGACGACGAAGTGATAACAGGAAGAGTAATTGGTGATAACACGTTTGGAGAAAAATTATTAGTCACACTACTTAGATCAATATGAAGAGAGTCAGTTATGTCCACTAAAGCTTGATCTAATCCTGTTTTTACGGTTGATTCTATCATACTAGGAGAAGAACCGGACAACGACTTGGGAGAATTTTTACACGAGTCACTCTTTtttatagatttatttattgcAGGATGACTTTCTTCTTGAACAGCCACTTCCAAACCATCGTAAATAACTTCTTCTATAATATCTGGGACAGTCCCCACAACTACAGGCATATCTGAATAGCTGAGTTGGTGATCAATATCCGAGACTACTGGAGGAGgtaaatcatcatcattatatcCATTCAAGCTTTCAGCACGATTATTAAGACTATCACTTTCATGGAGTAAAATAGATGATTCATATGGAATGCttacttcatcatcatcatgctTCTCTAACGATGGCAACTCATCTTCTGTATCATACGAAGTTTCGACAGTAGAATTTACTGGAATTTCATTACTTTCAGCGGCAAGCCCAGAAGCCGAAGATAAATTTTGGTGTATATTATCATCTTTTATTGGAGTTGACTGTTTGGCTAACGAAGAAAATATGTTCCAATCACTGTGATCACGATTTTGTAATTTAGCAGCAGAGATACCATTAGACTGTTGATCACCACTGAAACTTGAATCAGTCATTGGGAGTGTGGGCGGTGTCGGCTTTGAATCCTCAGAACTTGGTGAAAACTTTACATTTACATCTGTACTTTGAGGAGCATTGTGCCTGATAGCTGAAGTATGCGATGGATcagttttaaaacaaataaatggtgCAGTGAAAGCTCCGAAAGTATGACGTATTGCTGCATCTGCCCGTAGATCTTCGGGACTACAAGAACGACTAAGTTGAAGCGTGGGAGACTTGGATTTGATAGGTTGATAATTGTCCTCTTGGGTAATTTCCGTCGCACTTACTTCCTCTTTCACGGACAAATCAGAAACCTGGTTATTAGACAAGTCGTCATCAGAAGATTCAGATATTACAGATGAAAGCGAAGATGAGTCTGTAGAAGCAAATACACGACGAACTAGACTACGACGGGTATTCTTTATAGAAAGAAGCTGCTTGTTTACAGCTGAGATAGCTTTCCGCTTTTGTGTCTTCGACCGACCTGTTAAATTTACGCGCCCCGAAATAACTTTACCATCGTTCTCATGTGCGggaacatttttttcttttacgcaAGGTTTCTTGCGACGAGTAATTGATCGGTAATTCAAAGTAGTTACAGGCCCTTGCTGTTCACTGCTCTTATGATTACGTCGTACCTGAGCAGTCAGTGACTGTGCTTTGTTGGAAATGTTAGATTTCTTCGCTTTTCGACCTCTAGCTTTATGTGAAGGTTCCTTTAATAAAGACACTTCGGAGTCGGTGACAATTTTCTTCCGTTTAGGTGACACAGAAGAGATGGCTTGTGATTTAGCCCTACTAGTAGTTGGGACTTTGTGCTTCACAGATTTTGATCCTATTTCATTCGATAAAGAATTTGTCTTTGTTGTGCGTTTAGTAACTGGATTAGAAGCATCACCAGAGTGAATTGATGAACCATCGCTCAAACATTCATCTGTATCGGAATCAACTAGAGACTTGTGCGAATTCGGTTTTTTAGGTTCCTtacttttgttttttaaaaaacgcTGTAAAACATCTGGCTTCACAAGAGAGTCAGTGGATTTTGCTGTACTTTGGTTAGTTCTGCGCTTAATCTTATCATACATCGATTCGTAGCGAGACTCTGATGAGGAATCTGGGTCAAGTAATTCGCCCGACTGATGTTGAGAACTATTAATTGTATTCGGCTCCCAATCAGAATCCTCACTATCAATAACTTTCTTCTTGAAGTCCCGGACACTTTTTCTTTTCTTAGAATGAGGTGAAACGGGTTTTTTCTCAGGACAAAACAAAGAACGATTGTTAGAGCTGAATACAGACTGGTTACCGTCAGTAGTCAATTGGAGTTTGTTATTTAAAACAGAATGCTTTTTGAGACTGTTTTCAGATGCTGATCCTGGTTTTTTAGAAACACTTTGGCAAGGAATCTTCTGAGTTTTACTTTTAGTCAGTGATACGTTCCCCGACACTGTTTTGTCTGCATTAGAGGCTGGTATTATTTCTTTCGATTCAGAAGTAGTAGATGGTTTTCGTTTTGTAGGTAATATTGAACTAGGTGTATCGGGGTGCGGCTTTTTGAGTTGGTTATTTTTAGGTATACTACCTACCAAAGAATTCTGAAAGACAAAGTCATCCAAGATAGGCTTCGCAGGATCATGTTTTTGTGCTTTCTTTACATTTGCAAGTGGTATATTCAAGAGGGAGGTCGGTTTACATTTATTACTACTTACAAAATCGTCTCGTGGTGAAGACTTTTGGCAAGTAATGGTTTGGTAAGTTGGTGTTTTTTGACTGGTTTTATAAAAATCATTAGATGATCCCAAAAGAGGGGAAACACCATGTACACCAACTTTATTGGACACATCAACACACTTTTGATTATCGTTAACATAAGACGAAAGATTAGCGTTAAACTCTGTTGAGGTGTTATTGAGTGAATGGGATAAAATCACAGGTTCACACTTCTCAACGTAATCGACACTTTCTTTTAACGTGTTGAATTTAGTGTCACCTTTTCCTACCAAATTATCTTCAGGTTTTAAAACATCTGACCCACAAAAAGGCTTTACTGACGGCATCCTAGTGGCCACACCAACAGGTTGAGCCCCAGACAATGAACTATGCTCCACATTACAAACATTAGAGTGAATACGATTGTTATTTGGACTTTTTTGTTTCCCGCAGGAAGAAACAGATGATTGGATAAAACTGGTTGCTGATAAACTATTACTAACACATGATCGAGGCAAACGTGTGAGAAACGAGTTCTGACATAATGGAATTGAAACTGTATGTCGATTAGTAGTTGCTATTTCGTTTGAGAACATATTGTTGGATGTATCACAAGGTGTCGAAGGAGATGGCTTAGAGAAGGAGAGCATACTTTTGACAAACTCCGAGGTATCAGCTGGTTTGACCAGATTTAAAAGTGTTGAATTAGAGAGAATGGGAGAAGTCGATCCAATATTAGATGTACAAGAAACAGGTAGGCTAGAATTAATCATGTCTATAACTCCAAGTTCGCAGCGAGTGGTAATCGAATATGTCGAAGTCAAAACAGGTGAGTGAGGTGTACAAGAAGTAACAGACACACCAGTAGTACACTGcgttggattattaatttgggtGGATTGAGGAGTTGAGTTGGATTCTGCTTTACGTCTGATGCGAAATTTACTATAATCTACGGTAGGTCTAGCCTTTTCCGACTTCATAAGTTGAACATCCAATAGTCGAATACGCTCATCTAGTGAACATCCGCTTGGGTCCTGAATAGAGACATCAGATTCAACATCGCAAAGAGATTTTGAGAAGTGAGGAGATTGTGTTCTCGTGACAGAACTTGTTAGTGAATTGGAAATCATGATCTCTGTATGAGGTGAGGTATCGACCCACAAAGGTAATTTGAAAGTTTCTGGAGGAGGTGGAGGAACATCATTGGAGAGCTGAGTATGATGAAAAGCCAAACGCGGATCTCTACTAGAAGAGTTTGCAAGAGAAGATATGATAGATCCGGAAGTTGAAGCAGTCAAAACAGAAGACGAAAGAGAAGTGCTTAGTGTTGAAGCATACGATGATTTACCCATTATCATTGGTGAACTAGGAGGTGAAATGTGTATCATCGGTGATGTGGATTCGGGTGCAATGACCATCCTTGGAGATGACGTTATTAAAGCAGGTTGCCGACTGCCCGACATATTTAAACTATCAGTGACGATAGCAGGAAACACAGTTTCGGATCTAGAATTACTATGTATATTTTGAAAATCATGACCTTGGGCAGTTTTTGATAAATGGTTTCGCCGACTGGATGACGCAACATCACTAGTATTCAGATGGTTATCAACCGCCAAAGCTAAAACATTCTTATCAACAACACCCTGTTTAGAACCAGAAAGTTCAGACTTAGAATCGTGTGAAGCTGTTATTAGTCTAATAGAATGAGAGCTGGAAACAGATTCCCGAAATCCAGGACTCATCAAATTATCACTCGTGAGCGTAGGACTTTGAATGGATACTAACTCGCATTTACTGCTATTTTCGACGCACCTAAAATATAAGAGATCTAGAGTGAATTTTACTATTACGTGTACAACGATGAAACAGTTTAAAATATTTCGGAAGTAATAATAACAAGTATCTGGTGTTATTTTCTGAGAAAATCGTAACCGAGTAAGTTTTCCAAATAATGAGGACACTACATCATAAGAGATGAAAAAC
This window encodes:
- a CDS encoding hypothetical protein (EggNog:ENOG410WJNM~COG:S), whose protein sequence is MRVTRYLWINNLPDRVTEQDIRDVLQSHGKIQSVRIHEHEGNNGAVVAFVDTKSATRAVESTIRLRKVNLSLQYCESSGIPGTNSSDQLATPLDYTQTSNTSLLQSDVNYSRHKSRSVSTVSDSSSVFHDPENNEQTDTCLSHTTKRNYPKDFKTTNMNASPRFQNEHRGLKISHLPLRSSDTNLREGLFHEYKKHGKITSVFVRGQDEERICIITFKKSEDAEKALASSKGKVFFGTPISVQPHEGLSSEDPDLCPPEHALNEYHPKATKTLFVGNLCSGTITQDELRRTFRGYGEIIEIDIKIQANQPGTSYAFIQYGDIKSVVRALKEQETVRVNGKPVKLGFGKSQPTNVVWLDNLSPTINEAFLTRQFGRYGQLTHVVLDRKSMRALLYFDNVEVAQHAVNETRNRALVGRKVQIDYAGYECQVAFMKKLSKHDSFGQVYENYKERLQEVLSLLPYGSVIPYLGDRQRYFGDNQRDHFASGNTKFSYRRSNCLRSSPVDHSMKYEQSSNRTRCGSSVSPHERSHQSSDRRRTFITSSPDDSKISGNLICSHSNRNSHHGKSDTKNVQSEDRSSLLSHRRHQHNQIPIKLKSSRYLSHTEGKSNLNSLTHVDQSNLRSRGQLLEETDDISSGSFSSDFTNDDSFFETSLKHSNTSSECSAPMSKLPSHVIRDHVLNIDKRKNVDTDFPQKCSRSNHYEIESLDESSYSSSKKYTQKARESVSPHSRVASTRLSVGRSRTSSQHRSHWAIDRNSNLRQSSQECLEENTDQKHSNASFFSRARTLLKLPDADSSSPNYSTKSKRIMLSKVASTYKDVEYSGRANTSTVSPISPDDAPYNESEGAYGRITNSACSDIPIGVKSHDTLTKLEMERAKLLRELSLLNNEVIGGSRGKTGSVTINMGNSNRKRAPSSLFVNDIPSPKLKCVENSSKCELVSIQSPTLTSDNLMSPGFRESVSSSHSIRLITASHDSKSELSGSKQGVVDKNVLALAVDNHLNTSDVASSSRRNHLSKTAQGHDFQNIHSNSRSETVFPAIVTDSLNMSGSRQPALITSSPRMVIAPESTSPMIHISPPSSPMIMGKSSYASTLSTSLSSSVLTASTSGSIISSLANSSSRDPRLAFHHTQLSNDVPPPPPETFKLPLWVDTSPHTEIMISNSLTSSVTRTQSPHFSKSLCDVESDVSIQDPSGCSLDERIRLLDVQLMKSEKARPTVDYSKFRIRRKAESNSTPQSTQINNPTQCTTGVSVTSCTPHSPVLTSTYSITTRCELGVIDMINSSLPVSCTSNIGSTSPILSNSTLLNLVKPADTSEFVKSMLSFSKPSPSTPCDTSNNMFSNEIATTNRHTVSIPLCQNSFLTRLPRSCVSNSLSATSFIQSSVSSCGKQKSPNNNRIHSNVCNVEHSSLSGAQPVGVATRMPSVKPFCGSDVLKPEDNLVGKGDTKFNTLKESVDYVEKCEPVILSHSLNNTSTEFNANLSSYVNDNQKCVDVSNKVGVHGVSPLLGSSNDFYKTSQKTPTYQTITCQKSSPRDDFVSSNKCKPTSLLNIPLANVKKAQKHDPAKPILDDFVFQNSLVGSIPKNNQLKKPHPDTPSSILPTKRKPSTTSESKEIIPASNADKTVSGNVSLTKSKTQKIPCQSVSKKPGSASENSLKKHSVLNNKLQLTTDGNQSVFSSNNRSLFCPEKKPVSPHSKKRKSVRDFKKKVIDSEDSDWEPNTINSSQHQSGELLDPDSSSESRYESMYDKIKRRTNQSTAKSTDSLVKPDVLQRFLKNKSKEPKKPNSHKSLVDSDTDECLSDGSSIHSGDASNPVTKRTTKTNSLSNEIGSKSVKHKVPTTSRAKSQAISSVSPKRKKIVTDSEVSLLKEPSHKARGRKAKKSNISNKAQSLTAQVRRNHKSSEQQGPVTTLNYRSITRRKKPCVKEKNVPAHENDGKVISGRVNLTGRSKTQKRKAISAVNKQLLSIKNTRRSLVRRVFASTDSSSLSSVISESSDDDLSNNQVSDLSVKEEVSATEITQEDNYQPIKSKSPTLQLSRSCSPEDLRADAAIRHTFGAFTAPFICFKTDPSHTSAIRHNAPQSTDVNVKFSPSSEDSKPTPPTLPMTDSSFSGDQQSNGISAAKLQNRDHSDWNIFSSLAKQSTPIKDDNIHQNLSSASGLAAESNEIPVNSTVETSYDTEDELPSLEKHDDDEVSIPYESSILLHESDSLNNRAESLNGYNDDDLPPPVVSDIDHQLSYSDMPVVVGTVPDIIEEVIYDGLEVAVQEESHPAINKSIKKSDSCKNSPKSLSGSSPSMIESTVKTGLDQALVDITDSLHIDLSSVTNNFSPNVLSPITLPVITSSSNSVSVQPTVFTPVSALHVTSQPYEVQTMNQSMLVTISSVSSTNLSPSNSALCADEEASISQPCSSVQSSLNSKPQHHIAVILPTTTVSSPGSSIVTVSSLMPESSTNVTTTSSVIKLESSSLSITCSSTTALNGQQLQNVTSHPPTTGITNPIAVAASLDNTAPTSHTCLSSVSQSCNTTFDPSDYTSYVQRVIERVKQEKDEEILQQREKMRRPKRNTSVSTPSMATSTTTNHINTSATVTCSGVLSPTPINLPNVAPIPTADVLKPPVVVNIDDKNVTIPMCVANNSIVVQDSFSRIVKNVNSPNPQSANISEPPITSSHSQQLAVSASTEQNPYVLGCNNLTDDIHSRDPVDETIEAVVNGEFDEKEYVLKLSKGNFTPNGHCHTLSGSIGSPSSHPDIFTLVPDDSGIKSDYHQSGVSEAVCTRSNSSAVNICVDSSSTLSVSKEITDSIISMNHSSAVLTPMHVLTFVAAGAATSTSQHVPTSTAISPNVSSQSSSNLPTSTHNLPSISNPSSSTLDNIGSMTPLAAYTPILNSSNSLPTDSTNTRIEEFAARFANNPFTTYFYSLLTQKQLSPSLSPSVSSADSICHRSTDNISLPICSSTKLKNLSIPNASVSGDTADYLAAATMAAMAAMTGPTQDMTSFGQTVASVSYSDSKPISSDNQFLHMSTAHLGIQEYSVIWRGRLSLKNEEVFVNMHYVSGNQDLLKSCMGVITEQQVALSNIATSSSSLGSCMTGDSIGPPHQPLKIVQRMRLEASQLEGVQRKLRQLNDFCMCLTLASAPPLTPDASLNNEQIRMNRILCDGFIKYMLEKGAAGIINVCHPCTQQNLYVIHIFPPCEFSRCQLQACAPALYRSLAENSIPHVLTVITTV